The DNA region aaaagaatttagaaataaaattataaatgtagATTTTCAAACCAAATGCATTAATAAAAATGTTTAGTAAAATGCACAATGCATGCAAtacatttttaaattgaaacatttaaatttttaggtGTTGTATaatatgtacaaataaaaaatataatataaactatataataaaatattttattattgtataaaatGTTGACATTTTATGTTCGATGTTGATTGAAAATTATCAAAGAGTTGATTCTACAATTAAAaactatataatattttctgaAGACCCAATTAAATAATTAGAATTATACAAAACTTTTGTCACAAATAATAATGTCGCGTATCGTGCAGGTGAAATGACTAGTTAAAATAAACGAGAGTGTGGACTATTAAGCATGCATAGACCATattcctttaattttaaaggttTATTTGTTTTCCTTGTGATATTTTCACGAGGAAAGATCATTTGAAGATTTTCTCTGTACATGTAATAATGTACCTCTCAAGGGCTTTATAAGAGCGACTGCCATTCCATAATCAAGTATGCTATTGAATTACAATATAGCTAGAAAGTctttaaaaagaattaattttttttatatatattaagaaaaaattaatttacttatcgcATCGGTATatcttaaatttgaaatttaaataattaggTGCATTAGTTAATAATTTTCAGATAAATAACTTAGGTGCGTTTAATCAGAATTTTATCTGAATAGATGCGAGGTAGTTGCATCCCAAATGTTGTTTGCTTCTCCCAttgcattttttattaaattttttttatcccaACAAAGTGTATTcagagaaaattaataattttagtgCACCTTAATAAATTTCAATGTCATTTTAGTAATAATTCTagaagaaaatggaaggaaaaataaagaaatggcttccttttttccctcttcttttgcATTGCGATCAATTTAGTCCCGTCCAATTTTTAGGCTAAGCCAAATAACGATTTTTCTCTACGCGAACACCTCCTGACCTTCATCAGAAAACTAGATAATAACTTGATGAGCACGGAGCGCACATCGGAACCCAGATCACTCCAAATCATTCGGTATAATACGAGCCATATTTACCTTCCTTTATGTTTTTTGTATGTAGACGTACCACCAAGTTCATATTTTTGCTGACTTATTATGGCTTACATATAATAGGCTAAATTactcattatttatttacttacttattatatttattttcttccccACCCAATGAGTGAAGAAATTTGGTTTCAGTTTCAGGagagaataattaatttgatcaattgttttgtttatttatgtttatCCCATTCCCATGTACGGAGAAATATTTGGTttctggaaaaaaataataaattttttttgatcAATTTAtcacaaaaacaaaatttaacgATGGTTTCAAGTCCGGGCTGGGGTCAGAATAACGaggcgtttgatttcagagttaaggtaattttgattttgatcgtggaaaaggacaaatgttgtatagtgtgttgagttaaagttaaagttaacttaaaaaatgtgtatttttgttgtgtagtgggttgagttaaagttaaagttaaaatttgtgTGATTGTAACTCTAAAAATAAACGGGTGTAAATATCCCAACTCACTTTATCCGTAGTTCCatcaaaattccattttgTCTATTGCTGCACTCTCTCAGTCTCCCTCTCCACTCTGCTTCCCCCTCCCGGCGCGTCCTCCTCAAACGCCGGCGCTCTCGGCGTAGACTCGCCAATCGCTGCCGCCGTAATCTCTCTGTCaccctctctcttctttcctCTAGCTCTCCATGCTTTGCCCCGCCTGTCTGTATCGTGTGTCCCTGCGCTCTATTCCGCCGCACCTCTATGTTCGCGTCCTATCTTGTCCGCTCCATTTTCGTGTTGATCGCCACTGTTTCGTTGCCGATTAGCTTTTTCTGCCCAAAATGTGGATTTCTGGGAGGATTTCGTCTTTCTTCTTGACGACTGCGTGCTTGTCGGTTGCGTTTTGGCATAATGCTGTGACTTGATCGGCCGGAAGATCGGTTCATCGTCTTTTATGTGTTTCTGATGTGGCTCCACAGGCATCTtcatttgcatcaatttgcAGGAAAATAACGAATTAGCTAGAAAGGAATTTATAGAGCAATTCGTTTCGATGGTGATGCATTTTTGCCATTGTTGACGATTTTCTCATTTCTGAAATGAGGATCAAGAAATCCTCATATCCTTCCACTGCTTTCCCTTTTCGAGAGCTTTCTTTAGTGGGCTGTGTAGGGCTTTCACGAGATTCATTCCTCGAACAGTTTAAGTGGTAGAAATGCTTGGCCAGTCATTATTATTTGAGCTCCTGTGCTGTTCTGGGTGTGCATTTCAAAGCCCAGATTGATTCTGATACCCtccaatctttttttttcctttttttctttttataccATTTAGATCTGAGGCTTCGAAGTCCTTCTTGACAAATTTTTTAGCTTGGAACTGAATTTTTTGACCTTCAAAGTCGACTGGATTCATTCTGCCAGTCAACCGCATGCCCTGTAGTTTCTCTGTAGAGAAGCGAAAAATCCTGTTGTCATGATGCTCTGCCTGCAGTCAACATGACGATCAAGACATACTTCTCTCCTATATAAAAATATGCCTGCGCTCTGCcaactctttttttcttttttcccttctccttctctcttgATGTCTGGGTATTCTTTTCTGGTGGGTAGGTATCAATATTTGGCGCTTTCTCTCAATTTGGAACAATGATCTCAGATTATCTAGTAGCCTTTTCTATTGTTCCATTGATGAGGAATCCCATGATGATTCATTAACAGCACTGTTGTTTCCCCAGGAGATGCAAGCAAGAGTTGGTTTTTCTATTCCTTTAAATGCAGATGTTTTAATCGAGTCTTGCCTCAATTGCTGCTGTGATTCCCTTCCCCCTGGTGTCCAGCTTTGATTTTAATGAGAAAATAGCAAATATTTTCCTGTTTAGTTTTGCTTTTTCAAATCTTTATGCTTACTAGTTGGTTGGTAAATACATTTGATAACTGGGTTTAGAAAGCTCAATCAAACTATTCTTTTGGTTCGTAGTGCTTTTAACCTTTAATTTAGTTTTGTTGGAAAATATGATTGCGCAGGGATAAGATGAGTAATAGGAGAGGGAATGGAAATGCATCCTCCTGGGGAAAGGCTGCAGCTGACAATACTGAGCAGTTGAGTGCGGCTGTGTCAGAAATGAATCTGGAACAGGGGAATGATGATGGTGAATGGGAGGTCTACAATAAGAAGTCAAAGAACAGAGGAGGAACTAGTGCCTCAAAGCCCTGGCAGCCTCAGACTCAGAAAGTTTGGGGACAGTCCGCGGGGACTGGAAGGGCTGGGTCTTCTGGAAATGCCTGGTCTGCGCAGTCGAATGCTGATTTTAGGAGACCGGGAGCTGTGGGTAGGGGTAGCACAAGGCCTGACCCTCAAGCCTATAACAGTAGAGGGTTTGAGCAGAACTACAATGTGCATCAACCCTCTATTGGAGCACCTCTTGCTAATGGGTGGAACTGGCAAGCTAGAGCTGGTAATGATCAATCTACGGCTTCAGAAGAAGGCCAGGATCAAGCTGAGCAGTCAGTTGTTGGTGACGGTGATGCCAATGATGAGGGTGACTCGGAGACTGAGTCGGTTGATGATTTTGATGATGATCTAATGAGTGATGACTATGACTCAGATTCGAGTCAGAAGAGCCATGAAACGAGAAGGAATAAGAACTggtttaagaaattttttgaatccCTGGATGAACTTGCTCCTGATCAGATTAGTGATCCTGAAAGGCAGTGGCACTGCCCAGCATGTCGAGGAGGTCCCGGTGCCATCGACTGGTATCGAGGTTTGCAGCCGCTGATGACTCATGCTAAAACAATCGGTGCAAACAGGGTCAAACTCCACAGAGAATTTGCTGAAATCTTGGAGGAGGAACTGAGGAGGAGGGGAGCTTCAGTTATTCCTCCCGGTGAATTGTTTGGTAAATGGAAGGGTCTATCAGCTGAGGAAAAAGATTATGAAATAGTTTGGCCTCCGATGGTGGTGATCATGAACACAAGGCTGGAGCAAGATGAAAATGACATGGTCAGATCTCACATATCCCAAGCTTATCTTTGTTCAATCTACCCAATAAAAGGGCTACAGACAATAGGAAGGAAAAGTGTAGAGTAAATGTTACTACATCTAATTATCAGTACTAAGAGCTTTGTCATAtttgtgaatttttcttttaagtaaCCTAGAATTAAGACTAATCCAAGTTGTACAACTGACCTATGCTGCTGCTGAGGCTGCCACCATCATTAGGATGATGTGTCTgctttatcattattattaattacttttctttttggaaaaTATTGTTGCTCAATTGCACCTGCTGACTGCTTTAAGGTATTGAATTACAGTGGATTGGCATGGGTAATGCAGAACTATTGGACTACTTTAGCTCTTACAAACCGGTCAAGGCACGCCACTCATATGGTCCCCAGGGTCACCGAGGCATGAGTGTGTTAATCTTTGAGGCCTCAGCTTCTGGTTATCTAAATGCAGAGTATCTCCATAAGCATTTTGTGGAGCAAAGAACTGACCGAAAGGCTTGGGATAGTAATCAACGTGTGTTATATTATCAAGGCAGCGGGGGAAATCGTCAGCTGTATGGATTCATGGCACTGAAAGAGGACATCGATTTTTTAAATCGGCACTCGCAAGGTATGTGTAAATTTTGTGGTATCAGCTGCTTTCCTGTTTATGTGCGCATTCAGGCCTGAGCTTGGCTGCGCTTGGCCTGCAAAACTTAGACCTGAATAATGCCAAAAGCTTGATCagtttttcttcatttagGCCTGTCCCATCTCGATCAGTGGGGTTTATTGTAACCCCATATTCTCATTTTCAAATTGTTAGTTAAATCCATTAtactttttaataataaggaattaaaaagaaaaagaaaaaaagcctTGATTTATGTTTGCTTTAGGTGAGGGAGAGGAGAAAGTGAGAGAAAAGAGTGAGGGAGATAAAAGTGGAGACTGGGTGattattcaaatttgtggCAGCACAGGTAAAAACAGGAACCGAAGGTTACACCAAAGGACTCATCCTCCCttcataataatataaatatagatgaGATCCCTCTGTCAAATGAGGCCAGACTCAAGCTCTAGCAAGACTTGGATAGGTCTGGCTTGACCTGAGGTTAACTTCAATGGTTGC from Punica granatum isolate Tunisia-2019 chromosome 3, ASM765513v2, whole genome shotgun sequence includes:
- the LOC116200108 gene encoding protein SUPPRESSOR OF GENE SILENCING 3, translated to MSNRRGNGNASSWGKAAADNTEQLSAAVSEMNLEQGNDDGEWEVYNKKSKNRGGTSASKPWQPQTQKVWGQSAGTGRAGSSGNAWSAQSNADFRRPGAVGRGSTRPDPQAYNSRGFEQNYNVHQPSIGAPLANGWNWQARAGNDQSTASEEGQDQAEQSVVGDGDANDEGDSETESVDDFDDDLMSDDYDSDSSQKSHETRRNKNWFKKFFESLDELAPDQISDPERQWHCPACRGGPGAIDWYRGLQPLMTHAKTIGANRVKLHREFAEILEEELRRRGASVIPPGELFGKWKGLSAEEKDYEIVWPPMVVIMNTRLEQDENDMWIGMGNAELLDYFSSYKPVKARHSYGPQGHRGMSVLIFEASASGYLNAEYLHKHFVEQRTDRKAWDSNQRVLYYQGSGGNRQLYGFMALKEDIDFLNRHSQGKSRLKFEMRSYQEMVVREARHLTEKNQQLNYYMDRAEREKRHSKFLEESFKVVSDKLRKTMEENRIVRQRTKIQHEQNKEEMDYQEQFFKEKIKFIHEEMDQKEENFEKQQQEKREMVMQSNASTLNAEEDKRRLADVEKFIKLQNKEMDEFMAERDKLIKEHDEKVKEMKRRHWEEEVELENEFNTELTALMNKYSPEDAPMGN